One genomic region from Syntrophales bacterium encodes:
- the pgeF gene encoding peptidoglycan editing factor PgeF, whose product MFTLEKHRSSTYLSASLLRRQEGMIHAFGTRETGTNDERPMADLFGIRTDSFLTGTQVHGNHITLLDAKDPSSRYMPPGAACDGFVTNRPRCAVGIRTADCIPLLLADPARRVVGAIHAGWKGTALGIAAQAIALFVDRFSCGPSDIIAVIGPAIGPCCYEVGNDVYEAMGSRVRRNAVFSDASSGGRRMLDLPGANRHQLLDAGLSAGNIITIPLCTACRRDLFHSRRAEGTGAGRQVSGIMLL is encoded by the coding sequence ATGTTCACTCTTGAAAAACATCGGTCATCGACGTACCTCTCGGCCTCTCTCCTCCGTCGGCAGGAAGGAATGATTCACGCCTTCGGTACCAGGGAAACCGGAACGAACGATGAGAGGCCCATGGCCGACCTTTTTGGAATCCGGACGGATTCTTTTCTGACAGGCACGCAGGTTCACGGCAATCATATCACCCTGCTGGACGCGAAAGACCCGTCATCCCGGTACATGCCTCCGGGCGCAGCCTGCGACGGTTTTGTGACAAACAGGCCCCGGTGCGCTGTCGGTATCAGGACCGCCGATTGCATCCCCCTGCTGCTCGCTGATCCCGCGCGGCGGGTTGTCGGAGCGATCCACGCCGGATGGAAAGGAACAGCCCTGGGCATAGCGGCACAGGCCATCGCCCTCTTTGTGGATCGTTTTTCCTGCGGGCCGTCGGATATCATTGCCGTCATCGGCCCGGCCATCGGTCCCTGCTGCTACGAAGTGGGCAATGACGTCTATGAAGCAATGGGTTCCCGGGTCCGGCGCAACGCCGTGTTCAGTGACGCATCGTCAGGGGGACGGCGGATGCTTGACCTGCCGGGAGCCAATCGGCATCAGCTGCTGGATGCGGGTCTTTCCGCCGGCAACATTATCACGATCCCGCTCTGCACGGCATGCCGAAGGGACCTTTTCCACTCCCGGCGGGCTGAAGGCACCGGGGCGGGACGGCAGGTGAGCGGCATTATGTTGCTCTAA
- a CDS encoding RluA family pseudouridine synthase: MSFDSDLTDLYIASPDDRGKRLDVVLASRYPDLSRSQIKRAIGEGRVCVNDGPAKAGLTLRPGDRIVFRDTTPRAWNVEAEDIPLSVVFEDESIIVIDKPPGLVVHPGAGNDRGTLVNALLFHCRDLSGVGGSLRQGIVHRLDKNTSGIMVAAKNDDVHRSLARQFKNRQVTRLYKAVVAGAMPRAEGVIEAPIGRHRTNRKKMTTSTDRGRQAVTRWNLSRAFGRVASLLDVRIETGRTHQIRVHLKDIGHPVLGDAVYGSRSGGIHALRQGGLQKALKAMNRQALHAAALGLYHPLRKKHMEFTAPLPEDMTLLLSELEKLTGGTDNVHS; the protein is encoded by the coding sequence ATGAGCTTCGACAGCGACCTGACCGACCTCTACATCGCCTCTCCCGACGACCGGGGGAAACGGCTCGATGTTGTCCTGGCCTCACGGTATCCCGATCTGTCCCGGTCACAGATCAAACGAGCCATCGGGGAGGGCCGGGTCTGCGTCAATGATGGACCGGCCAAGGCGGGCCTCACCCTGCGACCGGGGGACAGGATTGTCTTCAGGGACACGACTCCCCGAGCCTGGAACGTCGAGGCCGAGGATATTCCCCTTTCCGTCGTGTTTGAAGACGAATCCATCATCGTCATCGACAAGCCGCCGGGACTCGTGGTCCATCCCGGCGCGGGCAATGACCGGGGGACCCTGGTCAACGCGTTGCTGTTTCACTGCCGCGACCTGTCCGGAGTCGGAGGCTCCCTCCGCCAAGGTATTGTACATCGCCTGGACAAGAACACCTCGGGCATCATGGTGGCCGCCAAAAACGACGATGTACACCGGTCCCTTGCCCGTCAGTTCAAGAACCGTCAGGTAACCAGACTCTACAAGGCTGTCGTGGCAGGCGCCATGCCCCGGGCTGAAGGCGTCATCGAAGCCCCTATCGGACGGCACAGAACGAACAGGAAAAAAATGACAACTTCCACCGATCGTGGGCGACAGGCCGTGACCCGGTGGAACCTTTCACGGGCATTCGGCAGGGTGGCGTCTCTTCTGGACGTACGTATCGAAACGGGCAGGACACACCAGATACGTGTTCATCTGAAGGATATCGGGCACCCGGTACTCGGCGACGCCGTCTACGGAAGCCGGTCCGGAGGGATTCACGCCCTGCGACAGGGTGGATTGCAGAAAGCCCTGAAGGCGATGAACCGGCAGGCCCTGCACGCTGCGGCGCTGGGACTGTATCATCCCCTGCGGAAGAAACACATGGAGTTTACCGCCCCCCTGCCCGAAGACATGACCCTTCTTCTGAGCGAACTGGAAAAACTCACCGGCGGAACAGACAATGTTCACTCTTGA
- the selA gene encoding L-seryl-tRNA(Sec) selenium transferase has protein sequence MDDAQRLLLKELPKIDEILALLEKNDDAATLPRSLLVDACRHAVDGMRREIFDSAGVMDKRPGVDRAVAMAEERIRSLREPSIRRVINATGILLHTNLGRAPLCREALEEIVSISRGYSNLEFDLSTGRRGLRYDHVSEILRVLTGAEEAIVVNNNAAAVLLVLNSLSFGKEAIVSRGELIEIGGEFRIPEVMEKSGALLREVGSTNRTHLYDYENAIDPETTGMILKVHTSNFRTVGFTGEVEPAVLVELGRRHGIPLMNDLGSGCLLDLGRFGLGREPTVQDAVKSGADVITFSGDKLLGGPQAGIILGRRPVMEKIRKNPLNRALRIDKLTLGALEATLAQYLFSKNPEDHIPVLRFMTEPVDSVHHRAEELFRRLAGIGDSRFSFTTGPDVSFAGGGSLPTQEFPTRVVTVQAGHLTAHEMERRLRRGDPPVIGRIQDEKVVLDARALADDEVDIIERVFRHIAAG, from the coding sequence ATGGATGACGCACAGCGACTGCTGCTGAAGGAACTGCCGAAAATCGACGAGATTCTCGCCCTTCTGGAAAAGAATGATGACGCGGCAACTCTTCCCAGATCCCTTCTGGTTGATGCCTGCCGACATGCCGTCGACGGGATGCGCCGGGAAATTTTTGACAGCGCGGGCGTGATGGACAAAAGGCCGGGCGTCGACAGGGCCGTCGCCATGGCGGAAGAGCGGATCCGTTCACTCAGGGAACCAAGCATCCGCCGGGTCATCAACGCCACGGGCATATTGCTTCACACCAACCTCGGACGGGCCCCCCTCTGCCGGGAGGCCCTCGAAGAAATCGTCTCGATAAGCCGCGGCTATTCGAACCTCGAGTTTGACCTGTCCACGGGCAGACGAGGCCTCCGCTACGATCACGTCAGCGAAATCCTGCGCGTCCTCACGGGAGCGGAAGAAGCCATCGTGGTAAACAACAACGCCGCGGCGGTTCTGCTGGTCCTCAATTCGCTGTCCTTCGGCAAGGAGGCAATCGTTTCCCGGGGTGAGCTGATTGAAATCGGCGGTGAATTCCGTATTCCGGAAGTAATGGAAAAAAGCGGCGCCCTCCTTCGGGAGGTGGGAAGCACGAACCGGACCCATCTTTATGATTACGAAAACGCCATCGATCCTGAAACAACGGGAATGATCCTCAAGGTCCACACGAGCAACTTCAGGACCGTGGGCTTCACCGGTGAAGTTGAGCCCGCCGTCCTGGTGGAATTGGGTCGCCGTCACGGCATTCCCCTGATGAACGATTTGGGAAGCGGCTGCCTGCTCGACCTCGGCCGATTCGGCCTTGGCCGGGAACCGACGGTCCAGGACGCGGTGAAAAGCGGCGCCGACGTGATCACCTTCAGCGGAGACAAGCTCCTGGGAGGTCCCCAGGCGGGAATCATCCTGGGACGACGGCCGGTTATGGAAAAAATTCGAAAAAACCCCTTGAACCGGGCCTTGAGGATAGACAAACTCACCCTGGGCGCCCTGGAGGCAACGCTCGCGCAGTACCTGTTCTCAAAGAACCCCGAAGACCATATCCCCGTTCTCCGGTTCATGACGGAACCTGTCGATTCCGTTCACCATCGGGCCGAAGAGCTTTTCCGGCGCCTGGCAGGAATCGGGGACAGTCGTTTTTCCTTCACCACGGGACCCGATGTATCCTTTGCCGGGGGAGGGTCCCTCCCCACCCAGGAATTTCCCACCAGGGTTGTGACGGTACAGGCCGGGCACCTGACAGCCCACGAGATGGAACGACGGCTCCGGCGGGGCGATCCCCCGGTCATCGGAAGGATTCAGGATGAGAAGGTCGTCCTCGACGCACGAGCCCTGGCGGACGACGAGGTTGACATCATTGAAAGGGTTTTTCGTCACATCGCCGCAGGCTGA
- a CDS encoding coproporphyrinogen III oxidase family protein, with protein sequence MAPLYSLPSIDTLVARVARREFARAMTFTSGETPVLPFLDGDGLDRLLYVHVPFCEKLCPYCSFNRVAFDEGLCRRYFTALRKELRLYRDLHYDFRALYAGGGTPTIIMEELLETLSLARELFSIAEISVETNPNHLTAENISHLRRAGVNRLSVGIQSFDDTLLKAMGRYDKYGSGREIMERLNTASGRFDTLNADMIFNFPRQEEASLRRDIAMLLDSRIDQITWYPLMVSDSTRRAVARTLGEVPFGREMRFYDIIVEGLRGEYGFSSAWCFSRKKSMIDEYIVDYTEYAGLGSGSIGYLQGRCYANTFDIVAYIHHLEKGHLPLMASRTFGRDDLVRYELIMRLFGGRLDLGPTLSRHGKRALVPLAASIIPFALAGGLRYRKGALVPTRRGRYYWVVLMREFFTAVNNFRDYCREEATREVCHG encoded by the coding sequence TTGGCCCCGCTATATTCATTACCGTCAATCGACACGCTCGTGGCACGCGTTGCCCGGAGGGAGTTCGCCCGGGCCATGACCTTCACCAGCGGTGAGACCCCCGTTCTCCCATTTCTGGATGGTGACGGCCTTGACCGTCTCCTCTATGTCCACGTTCCCTTCTGCGAGAAGCTCTGCCCCTACTGTTCCTTCAACCGGGTCGCCTTCGACGAGGGGCTTTGCCGCCGGTATTTCACGGCCCTCAGGAAGGAACTGCGGCTCTACCGGGATTTGCATTACGACTTCAGGGCCCTCTACGCGGGCGGCGGCACGCCGACGATCATCATGGAGGAACTGCTTGAGACGCTTTCTCTGGCCCGGGAGCTCTTTTCCATCGCTGAAATATCTGTTGAAACCAACCCCAATCATCTGACGGCTGAAAACATCTCCCACCTGCGCCGGGCCGGCGTGAACCGTCTTTCTGTCGGCATCCAGAGTTTCGACGACACCCTTCTCAAGGCCATGGGACGGTACGACAAGTATGGTTCCGGCAGAGAAATAATGGAACGGCTGAACACTGCCTCCGGACGGTTCGACACTCTCAACGCCGACATGATCTTTAATTTCCCCCGCCAGGAGGAAGCATCGCTGCGGCGCGACATTGCAATGCTTCTGGACAGCAGGATCGACCAGATTACCTGGTACCCCCTGATGGTCTCCGACTCGACCCGCCGCGCCGTGGCCCGGACACTCGGAGAGGTGCCCTTCGGCAGGGAAATGCGGTTTTATGACATCATTGTGGAAGGACTCAGAGGTGAATACGGCTTTTCATCGGCCTGGTGTTTTTCGAGAAAAAAGTCCATGATCGATGAGTATATTGTCGACTACACCGAGTACGCGGGACTGGGAAGCGGCTCCATTGGCTACCTGCAAGGCCGGTGCTATGCCAACACCTTTGACATCGTCGCCTACATTCACCACCTGGAAAAAGGACATCTCCCCCTCATGGCGTCACGAACTTTCGGCAGGGACGACCTGGTCCGCTATGAACTCATCATGCGGCTCTTCGGGGGGCGCCTCGATCTCGGCCCGACACTCAGCCGCCACGGGAAGAGGGCCCTTGTTCCCCTGGCGGCGAGCATCATCCCCTTCGCCCTGGCCGGCGGGCTTCGCTACCGTAAAGGAGCGCTGGTGCCGACCCGTCGTGGACGTTATTACTGGGTGGTCCTCATGCGGGAGTTTTTTACGGCGGTGAACAATTTCAGAGATTACTGCAGGGAAGAGGCAACCCGGGAGGTGTGCCATGGATGA
- the def gene encoding peptide deformylase, with protein sequence MKPDERTWALWGNDGINEEEAELLRAVAAELPIPLDEEAGRDVETLVDAFIRRNDAVGLAAPQIGISKRVIVFRSKKFGEKTPLQKDGGDYEVLVNPRITQYQGDEEQDSEGCLSCPDINADVVRWTEIKVRAFDRDGNKISRRYTGYLARVVQHEMDHLDGMLIVDRAETVYYPREKKVFFDRVFGKQPFAEIGDT encoded by the coding sequence ATGAAACCGGATGAACGAACATGGGCCCTGTGGGGAAACGACGGGATCAATGAGGAAGAGGCGGAGTTGCTGAGGGCTGTCGCCGCGGAACTGCCCATCCCCCTTGATGAGGAAGCCGGGCGGGACGTGGAAACTCTCGTTGATGCCTTTATCAGGCGAAACGACGCGGTGGGTCTCGCGGCGCCCCAGATAGGGATCAGTAAGCGCGTCATCGTATTCAGAAGCAAAAAATTCGGAGAAAAAACACCCCTGCAGAAGGACGGTGGTGATTATGAAGTCCTTGTCAATCCGAGAATCACCCAGTACCAGGGAGACGAGGAACAGGACAGTGAGGGGTGCCTGTCCTGTCCCGACATAAACGCCGACGTGGTCCGATGGACGGAGATCAAAGTTCGGGCCTTCGACCGCGATGGAAACAAGATCAGCAGGCGGTACACGGGATACCTGGCCCGGGTGGTTCAGCACGAGATGGACCACCTGGACGGCATGCTGATTGTCGACAGAGCGGAAACCGTTTATTATCCCAGGGAGAAAAAGGTTTTTTTTGACAGGGTATTCGGAAAACAACCCTTCGCGGAAATCGGCGACACATAA
- a CDS encoding aminopeptidase — MAPEFTPRIMENYADVLIWAMQTARTEKFRSADIVLVRFDYPALELAEILYEKLIDRRMQVLVRMTPTARMEQSFFGKAVNRQLTFLPPGDATLMEALNGSIYLHAPQSLTHLEHVDPRKIGVAMAARKELRDILVRREEQGLFGWTLCSFPTPEPARQARLTERQYARQIIRACFLDHDDPPAQWKRVFREAGHIKRWLNAMDVRSFHVESAGIDLTITRGERRKWIGVSGHNIPSFELFLSPDWRGTRGVFFADQPSFRSGNYISGARLVFEKGIVKSASADEGEAFLEKQISVDPGAKRVGEFSLTDRRFSVIDTFMANTLFDENYGGRHGNCHIALGSSYSDTYDGDPAELTRERKKALGFNESSLHWDLVNREEKTVTARLASGKRVVIYEQGAFTL; from the coding sequence ATGGCGCCCGAGTTTACCCCTCGCATCATGGAAAACTACGCCGATGTTCTCATCTGGGCCATGCAGACGGCACGGACGGAAAAGTTCAGAAGCGCGGACATTGTCCTGGTCCGTTTTGACTACCCGGCTCTTGAACTGGCCGAAATTCTCTACGAAAAATTGATTGATCGACGTATGCAGGTCCTGGTCCGCATGACGCCGACAGCCCGGATGGAGCAGAGCTTTTTCGGCAAGGCCGTGAATCGCCAGCTCACCTTTCTCCCGCCCGGTGACGCGACATTGATGGAAGCATTGAACGGAAGCATCTACCTGCACGCTCCCCAGTCGCTCACCCATCTGGAGCATGTGGATCCACGGAAGATAGGCGTGGCCATGGCGGCACGGAAGGAGCTCAGGGATATCCTGGTACGGCGTGAAGAGCAGGGGCTCTTCGGCTGGACGCTCTGTTCCTTTCCCACGCCGGAACCGGCCAGGCAGGCACGATTGACGGAACGACAATATGCGCGACAGATAATCCGGGCATGTTTTCTCGATCATGATGATCCTCCGGCACAGTGGAAGCGGGTCTTCAGGGAGGCCGGCCATATCAAACGGTGGCTCAACGCCATGGATGTCAGATCTTTTCACGTAGAGTCCGCCGGAATCGATCTCACCATAACACGGGGGGAGCGAAGAAAATGGATCGGGGTTTCCGGGCACAACATCCCGAGTTTTGAACTCTTCCTGTCGCCCGACTGGAGAGGAACCCGGGGCGTCTTTTTCGCCGACCAGCCCTCATTCCGCAGTGGAAACTATATCAGCGGAGCCCGCCTTGTTTTTGAGAAGGGCATCGTGAAGTCCGCCTCGGCCGATGAAGGCGAAGCCTTTCTCGAGAAACAGATTTCCGTGGATCCCGGGGCAAAGAGGGTCGGCGAATTTTCACTGACGGACCGGCGCTTTTCTGTCATTGACACCTTTATGGCCAACACCCTCTTTGACGAAAATTACGGGGGTCGTCACGGAAACTGTCATATCGCTCTGGGGTCGTCCTACTCCGACACCTATGACGGCGATCCGGCGGAACTCACCAGGGAAAGAAAAAAAGCCCTGGGGTTCAATGAATCGTCACTCCACTGGGATCTCGTCAACAGGGAGGAAAAAACCGTCACAGCCCGCCTTGCCTCGGGCAAGCGCGTTGTCATATACGAACAAGGAGCTTTCACGCTGTGA
- a CDS encoding diguanylate cyclase, with protein sequence MEKAKKRDGEQAEDRGIDMSGRRIIHRGRRESDQILAMIMEGTPIPTFVIDKNHRIIYWNKAMEALTGIPADDLIAGEGNPWTSFYDEKRPSLADILVSGSRETVKRWYPDQLKQSDVIRGACEVTDFFPTLGDSGMWLRCTAALLRWPTGEIFGAIETLEDVTDRFHSEEELRKSEAFLASVLQGSSIPTFVIDRDHRITYWNQALEGLSQITARDVIGTSDHWKAFYDHERPCMADLLLDERTGDLNEWYGETFSKSALIDDAYEATTFFPALGERGRWLRFTAAILRDSDGTVLGALETLEDVTPRILAEEALKASEKKYKNLSITDGLTKLFNGRHFYRQMHREMERAGRYLHDLSILFFDIDDFKKYNDTFGHLEGDEVLVRLADVTRRCLRKTDSAYRFGGEEFTAVLPETDGPAAVAIAERIRQEFKREQFNPGFGEPIQVTVSIGVVQYSGRESLPDIIRRADMNMYQAKAQGKDRVFFK encoded by the coding sequence ATGGAAAAGGCGAAAAAGCGGGACGGCGAGCAGGCGGAAGACCGGGGTATAGATATGTCCGGTCGACGGATCATACACCGGGGCCGGCGCGAGAGCGATCAAATCCTGGCGATGATAATGGAAGGAACACCCATTCCAACCTTTGTCATCGACAAGAACCACCGGATTATCTACTGGAACAAAGCGATGGAAGCGCTGACCGGTATCCCGGCGGATGATTTGATTGCCGGGGAGGGAAATCCCTGGACATCCTTCTACGATGAAAAGAGGCCAAGCCTGGCTGATATTCTGGTCAGCGGTTCCCGGGAGACCGTAAAACGCTGGTATCCCGATCAGTTGAAACAATCTGATGTTATTCGGGGCGCCTGCGAAGTAACGGATTTTTTCCCGACCCTGGGAGATAGCGGAATGTGGCTGCGGTGTACCGCGGCCCTCCTGCGATGGCCCACGGGAGAGATTTTTGGGGCCATAGAAACCCTGGAGGATGTTACCGACCGGTTTCACAGTGAAGAGGAATTGAGAAAAAGTGAGGCCTTCCTCGCGTCAGTCCTGCAGGGTTCATCGATTCCCACCTTTGTTATCGACAGGGATCACCGGATTACCTACTGGAACCAGGCTCTCGAGGGACTCAGCCAGATCACGGCACGCGATGTCATAGGAACAAGCGATCACTGGAAGGCCTTTTATGACCATGAACGTCCCTGCATGGCCGACCTCCTTCTGGATGAACGAACCGGCGATCTGAATGAATGGTATGGTGAAACCTTTTCCAAGTCAGCGCTCATAGATGATGCCTACGAGGCGACAACCTTTTTCCCCGCTCTGGGAGAACGGGGCAGGTGGCTTCGTTTTACAGCCGCGATTCTAAGGGATTCGGACGGGACGGTGCTGGGGGCCTTGGAGACACTGGAGGATGTGACGCCACGAATTCTTGCCGAAGAAGCCCTTAAGGCAAGTGAGAAAAAATATAAAAACCTCAGCATAACCGATGGATTGACCAAGCTTTTCAACGGGCGCCACTTCTACCGGCAGATGCATCGGGAAATGGAGCGGGCAGGCCGATATCTGCACGACCTTTCCATCCTGTTTTTCGATATTGACGATTTCAAGAAGTACAACGACACCTTCGGCCATCTCGAAGGTGACGAAGTGCTGGTTCGGCTTGCCGATGTCACCCGCCGATGCCTGCGAAAAACCGATTCTGCCTATCGTTTCGGCGGCGAAGAGTTCACGGCCGTCCTCCCGGAAACGGACGGTCCGGCCGCGGTTGCCATCGCCGAACGAATCAGGCAGGAGTTCAAGCGTGAACAGTTCAATCCGGGATTCGGCGAACCCATACAGGTGACGGTGAGCATAGGCGTGGTCCAGTATTCCGGGAGAGAGTCGCTGCCGGACATTATCCGGCGGGCCGACATGAACATGTACCAGGCCAAGGCACAGGGGAAAGACCGGGTGTTTTTCAAATAA
- a CDS encoding MerR family transcriptional regulator, translated as MAKEFWTRSEVIEIFKIQQHLLAILEEEEIVCPRHRKEDGEKLYSPEEMELLRITKILMDELDVNLPGVDIILRMRHQMIDMRRQVDDILADLVKKLRQRL; from the coding sequence ATGGCCAAAGAATTCTGGACGCGCTCCGAAGTCATCGAAATCTTCAAAATACAGCAGCACCTGCTGGCGATTCTCGAGGAGGAAGAAATCGTCTGTCCCCGGCACCGGAAGGAGGACGGTGAAAAACTCTATTCCCCGGAAGAAATGGAGCTACTCCGCATCACGAAAATACTCATGGATGAACTGGACGTGAACCTTCCCGGCGTTGACATCATATTGAGAATGAGACACCAGATGATCGACATGAGGAGGCAGGTCGACGACATTCTCGCCGATCTGGTAAAGAAACTGCGGCAGCGGCTCTAG
- the dnaJ gene encoding molecular chaperone DnaJ → MAKDLYSTLGVKKDASEADIKKAYRKLARKLHPDLNPGDKEAERKFKDVSRAYECLGTAEKRKLYDEFGEESLQSGFDAEKMRQYRQWQSAGAERSGARQGHDFGRYQSYEDLFGDLFGFSSTDRSSGRSRKMKGQDVEYDITIDFLSALRGLKTDISLRRPQSCVGCGGSGTEPGTALIPCETCGGSGRLNVAEGPINFTQACPNCGGHGRTGTPCRSCKGSGQTQETETLRVTIPPGVDEGSRVRVAGKGGPGMGGGSPGDLYLVVHVTPHPFLSRKGNDVYMDIPVSIGEALAGGSITVPTVNGDVNLKIPPGSQNGTVLRLRGKGVVNPRTKSPGDLLVKLVVKLPEAGDEEMRAAARAMDRYYRDDIRKNIRL, encoded by the coding sequence ATGGCGAAGGATTTGTATTCGACTCTCGGTGTAAAAAAGGACGCTTCCGAGGCCGACATCAAGAAGGCATACCGGAAGCTTGCCCGAAAGCTGCACCCCGACCTGAATCCCGGGGACAAGGAGGCCGAGCGGAAATTCAAGGATGTTTCCCGGGCCTATGAGTGCCTGGGAACGGCCGAGAAACGCAAACTCTACGACGAGTTCGGCGAGGAGAGCCTGCAATCGGGTTTCGATGCCGAGAAAATGCGTCAGTACCGGCAGTGGCAGTCCGCCGGGGCGGAGCGGAGCGGCGCACGGCAGGGCCATGATTTCGGCCGTTACCAGAGCTACGAGGATCTTTTCGGTGATCTGTTCGGGTTCTCCTCAACGGATCGTTCATCCGGACGGTCCCGGAAAATGAAGGGCCAGGATGTTGAATACGATATAACCATCGATTTTCTGTCCGCGCTGCGCGGCCTGAAGACGGACATATCGTTACGCCGTCCTCAATCCTGCGTCGGCTGCGGTGGTTCAGGCACCGAGCCGGGAACCGCGCTGATTCCCTGTGAAACCTGCGGCGGTTCGGGACGGCTCAACGTAGCCGAAGGGCCGATCAATTTTACCCAGGCATGCCCGAACTGCGGCGGTCACGGACGGACAGGGACTCCCTGCCGATCCTGCAAGGGATCGGGACAGACACAGGAGACCGAAACCCTCCGGGTCACCATCCCACCCGGTGTCGATGAAGGATCACGGGTGCGGGTTGCCGGGAAGGGAGGCCCGGGAATGGGAGGAGGTTCCCCGGGGGACCTGTATCTCGTCGTCCACGTCACTCCCCACCCCTTTCTGTCGCGCAAGGGCAACGATGTTTACATGGACATCCCCGTTTCCATCGGTGAGGCCCTGGCCGGTGGATCGATAACGGTCCCCACGGTGAACGGTGACGTGAACCTGAAGATTCCCCCGGGCAGCCAGAACGGGACGGTGTTGAGATTGAGGGGCAAGGGGGTGGTGAACCCCAGGACAAAATCCCCGGGAGACCTCCTGGTGAAGCTGGTCGTGAAGCTTCCCGAGGCCGGCGATGAAGAAATGCGCGCCGCCGCCAGAGCCATGGACCGGTATTACCGCGACGACATTCGAAAAAATATCAGGTTGTGA
- a CDS encoding amidase, with protein MEPIHFASVLDLAARIRSGELSPLELMEVTLRRIDEINPILNAFVSICHDRALAEARKATEAIASGSVPGPLAGIPLAVKDLEDVGGMITTFGSVPFRDNMADRDSIQVERLRKAGAIVVGKTNTPEFGFTGFTRNRLFGTTRNPWNLERTPGGSSGGSAAAVAGGMVPMATGSDGGGSIRIPATYSGCFGLKTSVGRIPWGPVPLLPLTGIVVHGPMTRTVGDAALYLDCVTGSHPAAPDSLPRPAASYLAELDNLPEKLNIAFSPTLGYATVQPDVMSRVEEAVRAFEAMGHLVELLEEPMPKVDSVWNRLFSVDIYGSLQKVIALNRKQINRTIVASLEAARDLTIDEVLRAQAVRTEQNRWLWRLFDRFDLLMTPAMPTEAFVAEGPPPSEINGKPVDVLDVAAFTYPFNISGHPAASVPAGFTESGMPVGLQIVGPRHRDDLVLQASRAFEKARPWQGVYPPLG; from the coding sequence ATGGAACCGATCCACTTTGCTTCTGTACTCGATCTGGCGGCACGCATCCGGTCAGGGGAGCTCTCTCCCCTGGAACTTATGGAGGTGACGCTCCGGCGCATCGATGAAATCAATCCGATACTCAACGCTTTTGTCTCAATCTGCCATGACAGGGCTTTGGCCGAGGCCCGGAAAGCCACGGAAGCCATTGCTTCGGGAAGCGTCCCCGGCCCTCTGGCGGGCATTCCCCTGGCTGTCAAGGATCTGGAAGATGTGGGAGGCATGATTACGACCTTCGGTTCGGTGCCCTTCAGGGACAACATGGCTGACAGGGACTCCATACAGGTGGAACGCCTTCGAAAGGCCGGCGCCATTGTTGTAGGTAAAACCAACACGCCCGAATTCGGATTCACGGGGTTTACCAGGAATCGCCTTTTCGGAACAACCCGGAACCCCTGGAATCTGGAGCGAACCCCCGGAGGTTCAAGCGGGGGCTCGGCGGCGGCCGTGGCCGGCGGTATGGTTCCCATGGCAACCGGGTCAGACGGCGGCGGTTCGATCCGTATTCCCGCAACGTATTCGGGGTGCTTCGGGTTGAAAACATCCGTCGGCAGGATCCCCTGGGGGCCGGTCCCTCTTCTTCCCCTCACGGGAATCGTCGTTCATGGTCCCATGACGCGGACCGTGGGGGACGCGGCTCTGTACCTTGACTGCGTTACAGGGTCCCACCCGGCGGCCCCCGATTCCCTGCCCCGTCCGGCTGCATCCTATCTTGCCGAACTGGACAATCTTCCGGAGAAACTGAACATAGCCTTCAGCCCGACGCTTGGATACGCCACGGTGCAGCCGGATGTCATGAGCCGTGTTGAAGAAGCGGTGCGGGCATTCGAGGCCATGGGACACCTGGTGGAACTCCTGGAGGAGCCCATGCCGAAGGTGGACAGTGTCTGGAACAGGCTTTTCAGTGTCGATATATACGGAAGTCTGCAGAAGGTGATCGCGCTTAACAGGAAGCAGATAAACCGGACCATAGTGGCGAGTCTGGAGGCCGCACGAGACCTCACCATCGATGAGGTACTCCGGGCCCAGGCGGTCAGGACCGAGCAGAACCGGTGGTTGTGGCGTCTTTTTGACCGCTTCGATCTGCTCATGACGCCCGCCATGCCCACGGAAGCCTTCGTGGCCGAAGGTCCCCCGCCTTCGGAAATCAATGGGAAGCCGGTTGACGTGCTTGACGTGGCTGCCTTCACGTACCCGTTTAATATTTCGGGACATCCGGCGGCTTCTGTGCCGGCGGGGTTCACGGAAAGCGGTATGCCCGTCGGGCTTCAGATCGTCGGTCCCCGGCACCGGGACGACCTGGTCCTGCAGGCCTCACGGGCCTTTGAGAAGGCCAGACCCTGGCAGGGAGTGTATCCGCCCCTCGGATAA